The DNA segment ATCGCAGATTCTGTCAAGCTTTGCCGCTTTCTTTCTGATCAATTCCTCCATTTCATCGGTCTTCTCTACATCTCTGAATGTGATCTCTAATGGAACTTGCATAGCACACCAATCCATGGATAAGTGACCACTGATTTAAAACCACTGATTTAACTGATACCTGACCACTGATTTAACTGATTCCTGACCACGATTTACCTGATATCACTGTTATATATAGCATGCACGATCGGAATCGGCATCGGTATCGGTATCGATAGAAAACAATGATTGATACCAACTAATCAAAGAGAATCCGCTCTTTTCCCGGGGCCTCAGTTCCTTCCTTTATTAATCGCCGGGCATCAGGAACTTTTCCCCAGATATTGCAGAGCATTATCCCTCTTACCATGTGCTGCTCAAGATAGTACAGAACCCCTTTTTCAAAGGGCTTTTTCCAGTCAGCTTTTACCTCCAATTCTGAATTCAGATCTCCTACAGCCTCATAACCAAACTCAAAGAGATCGGAAAAGAAAAAGGGCAGATGAGAGTAGGGACTCTCTGCTCCAGTCATGTTTCTGCCAGCATATAATCCCTGGTTAATGGCATTGTCCCAATGCTCTACCCGCATCTGTTTGTGAAGTGCAAGGTAGGGGAAACTGGCATTGTCACCTGCAGCAAAGATATCTGCATCACTTGTCTGCAGATACTCATTCACCTCGATCCCGTTTTTTACTCTTAGACCCGCTTTGGCGGCAAGCTCTGTCTCCGGTCTCACTCCCAACCCTGCGATAACAAAATCAGTCTGGAATTCCAACCCATTACGGGTGATCACCCGCACTTTCTCCCCCTCTTCGGAGATAGACACAGGAACATCTTCGCTGTCTATCCTGATACCCCGCTCAGAGTACATATTGGTGAGAAAATCCGCCAGATCAGAAGGCATCACACGGTTACAGATCCTCTTCTCCGGGAAAATCATCTGCACTTTGACTTTGTTAAGCGCAAGAGACGCGGCGATCTCAGAGCCGATAAACCCTCCCCCTATTAGTACCACACTTTTTCCTTCCCCAAGGATACTTCGGGTGGTTTTGTAGTCATCAATAGTACGGAAATAGCAAACCTTCTTCAGGTCAGCTCCAGGGATACTAAGCTTTCGGGGCTGAGCCCCTGTAGCAAGGAGAAGTTTACTATATGAGTACCTGGTACCATCATCGGTTGTTATCACCTTCTGCGCAGGGTCCAGGTCTGTTACAGCAGTGTTAAGCCTGATCTCTACTCTAAGGGAGTCATAATAAGCCTGATCATGGACAATTATATTTTCCAGTTTCTTTTTTCCGGTCCAGAGATCCTTTGAAAGGTAGGTTCGGTTGTAAGGAAGGTATGATTCGTTTCCGATCATCAGGATCGAGCCATCCTTATCGATCTCTCTGATTCCCTTGACAGCATGTGCTGCGGCTATCCCGGCACCGACAATAATGTAGTTGTACATTCTCTGCTCCTTAAAGGAAAAGAGGCGGTTTGGGCCGCCTTTGTTTTTCACAGGCAAGCTACACAGGAACCACCTCTTTAATGTTTCGGCACTATCTGCGGCGGAAAAGACTGGTCATCCTGCCGGTGATTGCAGTACCGCTGAAGAGGCCTGCTGTTCCTACCGTCAATAAGCCAATGAGAGTAAAAATGGCCTGAGGTTGATCGACCAGGGCAAGAATTCCCATGATTATGGCGCCGATACCAAAGAGAAGCTGCAACGATGCTGCTGCTCCCACAGCCTCCCTGGCCACCATCCGTGCCGTCTCATTCTCATAGCGGTTTGCAGCTATGTAGTTGAGTTCCTGAGTTGTAGAACTGCTCACTACCAGTGCACCACCAAAGACAATGACCGCAATTGCTAAAAGGAGCTGAGGCAGAATACCAAAGAGAGCCAGTATACCTAAAACCACCCCTGCCATCCCTGCCAGAAACTCCGCAGTCAACCCTCCTCCTACTTCCGCCATATCGAAGTTACTCCTGGTAGATTCCTCCATCAGGGTCCTTACTCTGCTGGATATGGCACCGCCTCCTACAAGAAGCGCAACTCCAAAGGCTATAGCCGCCACCGCAGCCATCAGATCCGGATACACCCCCACAAGACCCAGGATCGATAGCACTATGGCCGCTGCCCCGGCCAGCCCCTCTCCTATGGATCCACCAGCTATCACTTTGGCTGTCTTGCTTACCTCCGGCCGCCCTGCTTCCCGATAACCCTGCTGAGCAGCAATATCCATCATAGCCTCCTTTATTACTGTTTTTAACTACACGCAGACATTATTCTGCCAGCCAATTTTAAAGCATCTCAGCTATCAATAGTAATGCAAATAACATGCCGGCTTTTGTGGCATTGGGAGGGGCTTTTTTGAGGGGAAGGTATTCTCAATAAGAGAAAAAGTTGCGGAGATGAAAAGATTGGAGATTCAGGGCTGAGGTAACGGATAGAAAACATACCGATACCGAATCCGATTCCGATACCAACCCCGATATGAAGAACAATACGACAATACGAGGGTACGCACCCAGCCCCTGCATTAATACTCAACCCCTCTCTATCCTCTCAATTTTCTCTATTCTCCTGAGAAATCTCTCCTCACCGCAGAACTGTGCCTCAAGAAAAGAAGCTATTATCTCCAACACAAGCTCCCTTCCCAGAACCCTCGCTCCAAGGCAGATCACATTCATGCGGTCATCCTCTACCCCCTGATGTGCCGAGTAGGTGTCGCTTATCAATCCCGCACATGCCCCTCTCACCTTGTTTGCCGCGATACAGGCGCCTACCCCGCTGCCGCATATCGCCACACCTCTCCATACCTCCCCTTTTGACACCGCCCTGGCAAGAGGTACCACATAATCGGGAAAATCATCATCGGGCAAGAACTCATACGCACCGAAATCTGCCACCTCATAGCCCCACCCGGAAAGTGCAGCCACTACACTCTCTTTGAGAGCGTAACCGCCGTGATCAACTGCTACCCCTATGGCCTCGATTCGCTTGTTTAAAGGGTTGTCTTGATTTGATTCTTTTTTCCTTATTTTGGAAATCATAACATCAATAATTAACCCCAATTTGGGTGCCAGAATTCCGCTGACCATTAAACCTTGTAAACAAGTTCTGATTGTATTTTTAGTCCTCAATGAGCGATGCATCTACACATAGAGCAGTAAAATATCTCCTCTCCTACCTGAAAAAGCACCTGATATCCATCACCGGAGGCCTGCTTGTACTGATAGCGGTGGATTCACTGCAACTTATCATACCAAGAATTATCCAGCAGATTCTCGATGAACTGGGGAAGAGTAACTTCTCCATTTCCATAATCTATAAGGGCACTATCCTTATCTTTGCATCCGCTGCGCTTATGGTCTTTCTGCGCTTCCTCTGGAGGCTACTTATTGTATTCCCATCGAGAATTATGGAAAAGCAGATAAGAGAGGACATGTACAG comes from the Fibrobacter sp. genome and includes:
- a CDS encoding HPF/RaiA family ribosome-associated protein → MQVPLEITFRDVEKTDEMEELIRKKAAKLDRICD
- a CDS encoding FAD-dependent oxidoreductase, yielding MYNYIIVGAGIAAAHAVKGIREIDKDGSILMIGNESYLPYNRTYLSKDLWTGKKKLENIIVHDQAYYDSLRVEIRLNTAVTDLDPAQKVITTDDGTRYSYSKLLLATGAQPRKLSIPGADLKKVCYFRTIDDYKTTRSILGEGKSVVLIGGGFIGSEIAASLALNKVKVQMIFPEKRICNRVMPSDLADFLTNMYSERGIRIDSEDVPVSISEEGEKVRVITRNGLEFQTDFVIAGLGVRPETELAAKAGLRVKNGIEVNEYLQTSDADIFAAGDNASFPYLALHKQMRVEHWDNAINQGLYAGRNMTGAESPYSHLPFFFSDLFEFGYEAVGDLNSELEVKADWKKPFEKGVLYYLEQHMVRGIMLCNIWGKVPDARRLIKEGTEAPGKERILFD
- a CDS encoding RpiB/LacA/LacB family sugar-phosphate isomerase — translated: MISKIRKKESNQDNPLNKRIEAIGVAVDHGGYALKESVVAALSGWGYEVADFGAYEFLPDDDFPDYVVPLARAVSKGEVWRGVAICGSGVGACIAANKVRGACAGLISDTYSAHQGVEDDRMNVICLGARVLGRELVLEIIASFLEAQFCGEERFLRRIEKIERIERG